In the Carboxydothermus hydrogenoformans Z-2901 genome, one interval contains:
- a CDS encoding Fe-S-containing hydro-lyase codes for MKEPIRITLPLTEEKVRSLKAGDSVLITGVVYTGRDAAHKRMVEALDRGEELPTDLKDQVIYYVGPTPAKPGKPIGSAGPTTSGRMDAYTPRLLEKGLRGMIGKGYRSPEVIEAIKKYGAVYFVAIGGAAALIAKSIKSYEVIAYEDLGPEAHAKIYVEDFPAIVAIDCEGNNIYEIGPKKYKR; via the coding sequence ATGAAAGAGCCTATCCGTATTACACTTCCTTTAACTGAAGAAAAGGTGCGTAGTCTTAAAGCAGGTGATAGTGTCTTAATTACTGGTGTAGTTTATACTGGCCGGGATGCTGCTCACAAGCGCATGGTAGAAGCGTTGGACCGTGGAGAAGAACTACCTACTGATTTAAAGGATCAAGTGATTTATTATGTGGGACCAACTCCTGCAAAGCCAGGTAAACCTATAGGGTCAGCTGGGCCTACCACTAGTGGTCGGATGGATGCATATACGCCTCGACTTTTAGAAAAAGGACTAAGAGGAATGATTGGTAAAGGATACCGTTCGCCTGAAGTAATTGAGGCAATTAAAAAATATGGAGCAGTATATTTTGTTGCTATTGGGGGAGCAGCTGCATTGATTGCCAAAAGTATTAAGAGTTATGAAGTAATTGCTTACGAAGATTTAGGGCCTGAAGCACATGCCAAAATCTATGTAGAAGATTTTCCGGCGATTGTAGCTATTGATTGTGAAGGAAACAATATCTACGAAATTGGACCAAAAAAATATAAGAGGTGA
- a CDS encoding FAD-binding protein, translating to MLKYDVLVIGSGGAGMQAALVAAKSGELNVALMTKVFPTRSATCCAQGGTNAALRNVDKSDSIEKHAFDTIKGSDFLADQDAVEFFVSLLPETILELDYFGVPFSRLEDGTIAQRPFGGQSHPRTCYSADKIGAVVLHTLYEQCLKNQVNILTEWFLLDLVVENEQIIGVVAMNMKTGDIHPILAKAVVLATGGAGRVYWNRTTNPFASTGDGMAAAFRVGVALKDPEFVQFHPTGLAGTGILMSEACRGEGGYLLNNKGERFMQRYAPEKMELATRDLVSQAIETEIKEGRGFGEGINAYVLLDLRHLGREKILERLPQIRELAIQFEGIDPIEQPIPVRPSCHYSMGGIDVIDYKTCATVVKGLYAAGECSCISIHGANRLGGNSTAEAVAFGKVAGKAAAEYAQNVGFSSEKKVSECAKKWENEYNIAVSRTNGPSVASIRSRLAETMWLNVGVFRKEKEMLQAAKDVDALIEEYKYCVVGDKNRIYNTAFTQYIELGNMLTVAKAIVIGALNRRESRGSHKREDYPQRDDKNYLKHTIITLEGSEYKLSYRPVVITKYQPAERRY from the coding sequence ATGCTTAAGTACGACGTACTCGTAATAGGCAGTGGAGGAGCGGGAATGCAGGCTGCTTTAGTAGCAGCTAAGTCGGGAGAATTAAATGTTGCTCTTATGACAAAAGTGTTTCCTACGCGTTCTGCTACTTGTTGTGCCCAAGGTGGTACTAATGCAGCTCTTCGGAATGTTGATAAGTCTGATTCAATTGAAAAACATGCTTTTGACACTATAAAAGGAAGTGACTTTCTTGCAGACCAGGATGCTGTAGAATTTTTTGTTAGTTTATTACCTGAAACTATTTTGGAGCTGGATTATTTTGGAGTTCCTTTTTCCCGTCTTGAAGATGGTACAATAGCTCAGCGGCCTTTTGGGGGACAGTCTCATCCGAGAACATGCTATTCTGCAGATAAAATAGGTGCTGTAGTTTTACACACCTTATACGAACAGTGCCTAAAAAATCAGGTAAATATTCTTACTGAGTGGTTCTTATTAGATCTTGTAGTAGAAAACGAGCAAATTATTGGTGTTGTTGCTATGAATATGAAAACAGGAGATATTCATCCGATCCTGGCTAAAGCTGTTGTTTTAGCGACAGGTGGGGCTGGACGCGTTTACTGGAACCGAACCACTAACCCGTTTGCCTCCACGGGCGACGGGATGGCTGCAGCTTTTAGAGTAGGAGTTGCTTTAAAAGATCCAGAGTTTGTACAGTTTCATCCAACCGGCTTAGCTGGAACAGGGATCCTAATGTCTGAGGCTTGCCGGGGTGAAGGAGGATATCTCCTGAATAATAAAGGTGAACGGTTTATGCAACGTTATGCTCCAGAAAAAATGGAGCTTGCAACTCGTGACTTGGTTTCTCAAGCTATTGAAACTGAAATTAAAGAAGGTCGTGGATTTGGAGAAGGTATAAATGCTTATGTTCTGCTTGATTTACGTCACCTTGGACGGGAAAAAATCTTAGAACGTTTACCACAAATCCGTGAGCTTGCTATCCAGTTTGAGGGTATTGATCCTATCGAGCAGCCAATTCCTGTGCGTCCAAGTTGTCATTATAGCATGGGTGGAATAGATGTTATAGATTACAAAACTTGTGCTACGGTTGTTAAGGGATTATATGCTGCTGGAGAATGTTCTTGTATTTCAATCCATGGTGCAAACCGTTTGGGTGGCAATTCAACTGCCGAAGCTGTTGCTTTTGGTAAAGTTGCTGGCAAAGCAGCGGCAGAATATGCTCAAAATGTAGGATTTTCTTCTGAGAAAAAAGTAAGTGAGTGTGCTAAGAAATGGGAAAATGAATACAATATTGCTGTTTCGCGGACAAATGGTCCGTCGGTTGCTTCTATTCGTAGTCGTTTAGCAGAGACAATGTGGCTTAATGTTGGGGTTTTTCGCAAGGAAAAAGAAATGTTGCAGGCAGCAAAAGATGTTGATGCATTAATTGAAGAGTATAAATACTGTGTTGTTGGTGATAAAAACAGAATTTATAATACGGCGTTTACGCAGTACATCGAATTGGGTAATATGCTTACGGTTGCTAAGGCTATTGTTATAGGAGCGTTAAACCGCAGAGAAAGTCGTGGTTCGCATAAAAGAGAAGATTATCCGCAAAGAGATGATAAAAACTACTTAAAACATACAATTATTACCCTTGAAGGTTCGGAGTACAAGTTGTCGTATCGACCGGTTGTTATTACAAAATATCAACCGGCAGAGAGGAGGTACTAA
- a CDS encoding succinate dehydrogenase/fumarate reductase iron-sulfur subunit: protein MQKVTFKIRRFDGEKSWVQEYQFPYQPGKTILWALSYIKESIDPTLTFTASCRHAVCGACAVRVNGQAVLACETLLDKMLDRWETDTLLIEPLQNFKVIRDLVVDWETKVERLARVKPWLIPRDEFSKETGCRQTPEEFKKINKNSDCILCGCCASECNKLSNNDSDFLEPFIFSKAQKFIADSRDKDPLSRISTAINNGAWKCMHCQECVTKCPKGLSPADDISFIRQFAIANGIRNNPGTRHAKSFLDDIQKTGRLNEALMFIKTEGLLGSLGSIPVALRLVRKGKLRLKHVLAKPIKEIEQVRTIIKVITKDKK, encoded by the coding sequence ATGCAAAAAGTTACTTTTAAAATAAGACGATTTGATGGGGAAAAATCATGGGTTCAGGAGTATCAATTTCCTTATCAGCCTGGGAAAACGATTCTTTGGGCATTATCTTATATAAAAGAGTCTATTGACCCAACGTTAACCTTTACCGCATCCTGCCGCCATGCTGTTTGTGGTGCGTGTGCAGTGCGGGTTAATGGGCAGGCGGTGTTGGCCTGCGAAACTTTGTTGGATAAGATGTTAGACCGTTGGGAAACTGATACTTTGCTAATTGAGCCTCTGCAGAATTTTAAAGTAATTCGCGACTTAGTGGTAGATTGGGAAACAAAAGTGGAACGACTAGCAAGGGTAAAACCATGGTTGATACCTCGCGACGAATTTAGCAAAGAAACAGGCTGTCGGCAAACGCCTGAGGAATTCAAAAAAATTAATAAAAATTCCGACTGTATTTTATGTGGTTGCTGTGCATCGGAGTGTAATAAACTTAGCAATAACGACAGTGATTTTCTTGAACCTTTTATCTTCTCTAAAGCCCAAAAATTTATCGCTGATTCTCGCGATAAAGACCCGCTTTCGCGTATAAGTACTGCCATTAATAATGGAGCCTGGAAATGCATGCATTGTCAGGAATGTGTCACCAAGTGTCCGAAAGGCTTATCTCCGGCTGATGATATTTCTTTCATTCGTCAGTTTGCAATAGCTAATGGGATTAGAAATAATCCTGGTACCCGTCATGCTAAATCATTTTTGGACGATATTCAAAAAACCGGCCGGTTAAATGAGGCGTTGATGTTTATTAAAACTGAAGGATTGTTAGGATCATTAGGTAGCATCCCAGTGGCTTTGCGCTTGGTAAGAAAGGGGAAACTACGCTTGAAGCATGTGTTGGCCAAACCTATAAAAGAAATCGAACAGGTCCGCACAATAATTAAGGTTATTACGAAAGATAAAAAATAG
- a CDS encoding CoB--CoM heterodisulfide reductase iron-sulfur subunit B family protein — translation MKYAFFPGCVLQGASEEAYIATIKVANALGIELVEIPGWTCCGGSHLQDYDGTVALAVNARNIALAEKMNLPILTVCSTCTLMLREAKHKLDNGKTESINQALQQVGLVYKGTSQVTHFLWVLINDYGLERLKKKVKKPLKGLKVAGYYGCHILRPPHIMNFEDYANPHSLEDLIRTLGAEPVDFDARLKCCGFHALLTSNADAIKATGKINLSAINAGADCTVTPCPLCQMQLDMYQPEGKRAVGAKKEIPSLHFTQLIGLALGFNAEELGLNRHIVNTSVVYAAR, via the coding sequence ATGAAATATGCATTTTTTCCTGGATGCGTTTTGCAAGGGGCAAGTGAAGAAGCGTATATAGCAACGATAAAAGTCGCAAATGCCTTAGGAATAGAATTAGTGGAAATTCCGGGGTGGACTTGTTGCGGAGGTTCCCACCTTCAGGATTACGATGGAACGGTTGCTTTAGCAGTTAATGCGAGAAATATTGCTTTGGCAGAGAAGATGAACCTGCCGATTCTTACTGTATGTAGCACTTGCACGTTAATGTTGAGGGAGGCTAAGCATAAGCTGGATAATGGTAAAACGGAGTCTATAAACCAAGCTTTGCAACAAGTTGGATTAGTTTATAAGGGGACTAGCCAAGTTACCCATTTTTTATGGGTGCTGATTAATGATTATGGGTTAGAAAGGTTAAAGAAAAAAGTTAAAAAACCGCTTAAAGGATTGAAAGTTGCGGGATATTACGGGTGTCATATTTTACGTCCTCCTCACATTATGAATTTTGAAGATTATGCAAATCCTCATTCCCTTGAAGATTTGATCAGAACCTTGGGAGCTGAACCCGTTGATTTTGATGCTCGTTTGAAATGTTGCGGTTTTCATGCGCTTTTAACTAGTAATGCTGATGCAATTAAAGCTACAGGGAAAATCAATCTTAGTGCGATTAATGCTGGTGCAGACTGCACTGTTACTCCGTGTCCTCTCTGTCAGATGCAGCTTGATATGTATCAACCAGAAGGGAAACGAGCAGTTGGTGCTAAAAAAGAGATTCCATCTTTGCATTTTACTCAACTAATAGGATTAGCCCTTGGCTTTAATGCAGAGGAGCTTGGGCTAAATCGACATATTGTAAATACTTCAGTTGTATATGCTGCTCGCTGA
- the larA gene encoding nickel-dependent lactate racemase, with the protein MIIELGFGKEKKQLSVKSENLLGVLVPNQVEVELTGKEEVIRALNNPIDSPKLREIAKPGEKIAIITSDITRPVPNKILLPLVLEELWQAGVKDEDITIVFALGSHRFHTEEEKISLVGEEIYHRIKCIDSDQRDCVRLGYTKFGTPVDVFRPVAEADRRICLGNIEYHYFAGYSGGAKAIMPGVSSREAIQANHSRMVEVEAHAGNIATNPVRQDIDEVAKFVSCDFILNVILNEQKQIIKAVAGHYLSAHRKGCEFLDQLYKVKIKEKADIVIVSAGGFPKDINLYQAQKALDNAKHAVKKGGIIILVAACSEGFGEKVFEDWMLSVSRPEDLINRIKERFQLGGHKAAAIAMVLREAEIFLVSELNPDIVRQIFLTPFTSLEQALARAFEKKGPSAKVYVIPYGGATLPYFDAEC; encoded by the coding sequence ATGATAATTGAATTAGGATTTGGTAAAGAAAAAAAACAGCTTTCAGTTAAGTCGGAAAATTTGTTAGGGGTTTTGGTACCCAATCAGGTTGAAGTTGAGCTAACCGGGAAAGAGGAAGTAATCAGAGCATTAAACAACCCTATTGATTCTCCAAAATTAAGAGAAATTGCCAAACCGGGAGAAAAAATTGCTATAATAACCAGTGATATTACCAGGCCTGTACCCAATAAAATTTTGTTGCCTCTGGTGCTTGAGGAATTATGGCAAGCGGGAGTAAAAGATGAAGATATTACAATAGTATTTGCCCTTGGGAGTCACCGTTTTCATACCGAAGAGGAAAAGATAAGTTTGGTTGGCGAAGAAATATACCATAGGATTAAGTGTATAGATAGCGATCAAAGAGATTGTGTGCGTTTAGGCTATACAAAGTTCGGAACTCCTGTAGATGTCTTTCGACCGGTTGCAGAAGCCGATCGACGGATATGCCTGGGAAATATAGAATATCATTATTTTGCCGGTTATAGTGGTGGAGCTAAGGCAATCATGCCCGGTGTCTCAAGTCGGGAAGCGATCCAGGCTAATCACAGCCGTATGGTGGAAGTAGAAGCTCATGCAGGCAATATTGCCACCAACCCAGTGCGCCAGGATATTGACGAAGTAGCTAAGTTTGTTTCCTGTGACTTTATTCTCAATGTAATCCTTAACGAACAAAAACAAATTATTAAAGCGGTAGCTGGCCATTATCTTTCTGCCCACCGAAAAGGATGTGAATTTTTAGATCAATTATATAAAGTAAAAATCAAGGAAAAAGCAGATATCGTTATTGTTTCTGCCGGAGGCTTTCCTAAAGATATCAATTTATACCAAGCGCAAAAGGCTCTGGATAATGCCAAGCATGCTGTTAAAAAAGGTGGAATAATAATATTGGTAGCAGCCTGTTCCGAGGGATTTGGTGAAAAGGTTTTTGAAGATTGGATGTTATCGGTATCTAGGCCGGAAGATTTAATTAACCGTATCAAGGAAAGATTTCAGTTAGGGGGTCATAAAGCTGCTGCAATTGCTATGGTATTACGGGAGGCTGAGATCTTTCTAGTATCGGAATTAAATCCTGATATTGTTCGCCAAATTTTTCTTACCCCTTTTACCAGTTTGGAGCAAGCCTTAGCCAGAGCATTTGAGAAAAAAGGGCCTTCAGCTAAAGTGTATGTAATTCCCTATGGGGGAGCGACTTTGCCCTATTTTGATGCAGAATGTTGA
- a CDS encoding D-serine ammonia-lyase: MSDLLTGIKNYQQMFWQNPNKLSADEALARINFSFDDIFEAQKRLQRFAPLIKKLFPETENGIIESPLAEIPRMKQEIEKLYGGKIHGRLFLKCDNYLKVAGSIKARGGIYEVLKHAETLLLENGLITLEDDYSKIAEERFKKFFSNYKVAVGSTGNLGLSIGIMAAALGFKVDVHMSHDAKEWKKKILRDRGVNVIEYREDYSKAVEEGRKKAAAEKNTYFIDDENSRDLFLGYSVAALRLKDQLTELGIEVNKENPLFVYLPCGVGGAPGGISFGLKTIFKDDVYCYFVEPTHSPCMLLGLVTQKFSAIHVRDFGLDNITEADGLAVGSPSKLVAEIANILIDGIYTIEDEELFKLLALLKDSENIKVEPSAAASLKGPLLVNSRANAIHISWATGGIFIPEEIYREMYMRGKSYLKDVY, from the coding sequence ATGTCCGACCTTTTAACAGGTATTAAGAATTACCAGCAGATGTTCTGGCAAAATCCCAATAAACTTTCGGCTGATGAGGCTTTGGCCAGGATTAATTTTAGTTTTGATGATATCTTCGAGGCTCAAAAGAGACTTCAAAGATTTGCCCCTCTTATAAAAAAGCTTTTCCCCGAGACGGAAAACGGGATTATCGAATCGCCGTTAGCAGAAATTCCCCGGATGAAACAGGAAATTGAAAAGCTTTACGGCGGGAAAATTCACGGCCGTCTTTTCCTAAAATGCGACAACTACTTAAAAGTAGCCGGTTCTATCAAAGCCCGGGGCGGTATTTATGAAGTGTTAAAGCATGCCGAAACCCTCTTATTAGAAAATGGACTCATTACCCTGGAGGATGATTACTCCAAAATCGCTGAGGAGCGGTTTAAAAAATTTTTCAGTAACTACAAAGTAGCGGTGGGTTCTACCGGAAATCTCGGGTTATCTATTGGAATCATGGCAGCAGCTTTAGGTTTTAAGGTAGATGTCCACATGTCCCATGATGCTAAGGAGTGGAAGAAAAAAATCCTAAGAGACCGCGGCGTAAATGTGATCGAATACCGGGAGGATTACTCTAAAGCGGTAGAAGAAGGCCGGAAAAAAGCGGCGGCGGAGAAGAACACCTATTTTATCGATGATGAAAACTCCCGGGATTTGTTTTTGGGCTATTCTGTTGCGGCTTTACGGCTAAAAGACCAGTTAACGGAGCTTGGCATTGAAGTAAATAAAGAAAACCCCCTTTTTGTCTACCTGCCTTGCGGTGTAGGTGGGGCCCCGGGAGGTATTTCCTTTGGGCTAAAAACCATCTTTAAAGACGATGTTTACTGTTATTTTGTGGAGCCCACCCATTCACCCTGCATGCTTTTGGGCTTGGTTACCCAGAAATTTTCCGCTATCCACGTAAGGGATTTTGGTCTCGATAACATTACCGAAGCGGACGGACTGGCGGTGGGGTCTCCTTCCAAGCTCGTAGCGGAAATAGCCAATATTTTAATTGACGGGATTTATACCATCGAAGATGAGGAACTTTTTAAGTTGTTAGCTCTATTAAAAGACAGCGAAAACATTAAAGTTGAGCCATCGGCAGCAGCCTCGCTAAAAGGGCCGCTTTTAGTCAATAGCAGGGCAAATGCGATCCATATTTCCTGGGCAACCGGAGGAATATTTATTCCGGAAGAGATTTACCGGGAAATGTATATGAGGGGTAAGAGTTACCTTAAAGATGTGTATTGA
- a CDS encoding sodium-dependent transporter yields MEGKKRETFSSSLAVFFATLGSAIGLGNIWRFPYITGMNGGGGFLLIYFLCILFVGIPIMISEFYIGRKTRSNAVGAFRKLNHSNFKFIGLMGVLAAFLIMFFYSSVAGWVYSYVFKSIIGEFNNITVEKSKELFNLTISHPFYPILWQFVVLLVVAIILIFGVKKGIERVTKTLMPVLFLLILIIDIRALTLDGAREGVNFLINVDFSKITRDSILIALGLAFFKLSIGMGTMITYGSYFTRENNMPATAAKVAFSDTLVSLLAGLAIFPVVFTFNMEPAAGPGLLFITIPLVFTKLPLGTVLLTLFFILTSIAATTAMISMVEVPVAYFAEEKGMERKKAVLLTTAIIFVFGVFATLSLGGSPVISNFKLFGKNIFDLFDYVSSNILLPLGGLFIAIFVGYFVKKEDLYQELGNFGLINNQRIIDVFYLIVRYVTPILVIVIFLNSLGLLG; encoded by the coding sequence ATGGAAGGGAAAAAACGGGAAACTTTTTCTTCAAGCCTTGCGGTCTTTTTTGCAACATTGGGTTCCGCCATAGGCCTTGGGAACATCTGGAGATTTCCCTACATTACCGGCATGAACGGTGGCGGCGGCTTTCTTTTAATCTACTTTTTATGTATTTTGTTTGTGGGTATACCCATCATGATTAGTGAATTTTACATCGGAAGAAAAACTCGCAGTAACGCTGTAGGAGCTTTTAGAAAGTTAAACCATTCCAACTTTAAATTTATAGGGCTGATGGGAGTTTTAGCAGCGTTTTTAATTATGTTTTTTTACAGCTCTGTAGCAGGATGGGTTTATTCTTATGTTTTTAAAAGTATTATTGGCGAGTTTAACAATATAACCGTTGAAAAATCCAAAGAACTTTTTAACCTAACAATTTCTCATCCTTTTTATCCGATCCTTTGGCAGTTTGTTGTTCTTTTGGTTGTAGCCATAATCTTAATTTTTGGTGTGAAAAAAGGAATAGAACGGGTTACCAAAACCTTGATGCCGGTCTTATTTCTTTTAATTTTAATCATTGACATCCGGGCATTAACCTTAGATGGTGCCCGGGAAGGGGTTAACTTTTTAATTAACGTGGATTTTTCTAAAATAACCCGAGACAGTATTCTCATCGCCTTAGGCCTTGCTTTCTTTAAATTGTCCATAGGTATGGGCACGATGATCACTTACGGCAGTTACTTTACCAGGGAAAACAATATGCCTGCCACAGCGGCAAAAGTGGCCTTTTCCGATACCCTGGTATCCCTTTTAGCCGGTTTGGCTATCTTTCCGGTAGTCTTTACCTTTAACATGGAGCCGGCAGCCGGACCGGGACTTTTGTTTATCACTATTCCTTTGGTCTTTACTAAATTACCTTTGGGAACTGTTCTTTTAACTCTATTCTTTATCCTAACCTCAATTGCAGCCACTACGGCGATGATCTCCATGGTAGAAGTGCCGGTAGCTTATTTTGCCGAAGAAAAAGGTATGGAGAGAAAGAAAGCGGTGCTTTTAACTACCGCAATAATATTTGTCTTTGGGGTATTTGCTACTTTATCCCTGGGTGGAAGCCCGGTAATAAGCAACTTTAAATTATTTGGTAAAAACATCTTTGATTTATTTGATTATGTATCTTCAAACATCCTTTTACCCCTTGGTGGCTTATTTATTGCAATTTTTGTTGGCTATTTTGTAAAAAAAGAAGATTTATACCAGGAACTCGGTAACTTTGGCTTAATAAACAACCAGCGGATTATCGATGTCTTCTATCTTATTGTAAGATACGTAACCCCAATCCTGGTTATTGTAATCTTTTTAAATTCCCTGGGGCTTTTGGGGTAG
- the mntA gene encoding type VII toxin-antitoxin system MntA family adenylyltransferase antitoxin: MIKYKKIDFEKVNKVFPDIDKVFARYGSKIVVAYVFGSYRRGEIRPLSDIDLAVLLDRNLSKTERLEIQIELLDDLIEFLGTEEIDLVILNDVPLSIQYGVLKDKKIVYYSDKQKLVDFEADVVLKYLDIKPLRDEFNREFIKRAGEYLG; the protein is encoded by the coding sequence ATGATTAAGTATAAAAAAATTGATTTTGAAAAAGTAAATAAAGTTTTCCCGGATATTGATAAAGTCTTTGCCAGGTATGGCTCTAAAATTGTAGTAGCTTATGTTTTTGGCTCGTATAGGCGGGGAGAGATTAGGCCTTTAAGCGATATTGATCTGGCAGTACTGCTGGATAGAAATCTTTCTAAGACTGAGCGGTTGGAAATACAAATCGAACTTTTAGATGATTTAATTGAATTTCTTGGGACGGAGGAGATTGATTTAGTTATTTTGAATGATGTTCCTCTCAGTATCCAGTACGGGGTTTTAAAGGATAAAAAGATTGTATATTATTCCGATAAACAAAAATTAGTTGATTTTGAAGCGGATGTGGTTTTAAAGTACTTAGATATTAAACCTCTGCGGGATGAATTTAACCGGGAGTTTATCAAAAGAGCGGGTGAATATCTTGGATGA
- the hepT gene encoding type VII toxin-antitoxin system HepT family RNase toxin, with amino-acid sequence MNILDEKLLTQIRFLKKYLNLLKDMAQKSKKEYLEDFIYKGAVERYLQLAIECCINIGNRIISLEQFKYDLTPPETYAEVFEKLQKIGLIEENLSTKLKTMTQFRNKLVHVYWEIDDAVVYDILQNNLKDIEEFLKIAIKYVQSEGK; translated from the coding sequence GTGAATATCTTGGATGAAAAATTATTAACCCAGATAAGGTTTCTAAAAAAGTATTTAAATCTTTTAAAAGATATGGCCCAAAAGAGTAAAAAGGAATATTTAGAAGATTTTATATATAAAGGAGCTGTTGAAAGATATCTGCAGCTGGCCATTGAATGCTGTATCAATATTGGCAATAGAATTATTTCCCTCGAACAGTTTAAATATGATTTAACTCCGCCGGAAACTTATGCGGAAGTATTTGAAAAGCTTCAAAAAATCGGGTTAATAGAGGAAAACTTAAGCACAAAACTTAAAACGATGACTCAGTTTCGTAATAAACTTGTTCATGTTTACTGGGAAATTGATGATGCTGTGGTTTATGATATTTTGCAGAATAATTTAAAGGATATCGAAGAATTTTTAAAAATTGCTATAAAGTATGTTCAGAGTGAAGGGAAATAA
- a CDS encoding P-II family nitrogen regulator, with protein MKKIEALIRPQKLGEVKEALNKLGISGMTVTEVVGCGRQKGQKEIYRGIEYEINLLPKVKIEIVTVDEKVEEIIKIISESARTGAIGDGKIFISEVLDAVRIRTGERGTAAITSPKEGER; from the coding sequence ATGAAGAAAATTGAAGCGTTAATAAGGCCCCAGAAATTAGGGGAAGTGAAAGAGGCTCTTAATAAATTGGGTATTTCGGGTATGACGGTAACAGAAGTGGTGGGCTGCGGGCGGCAAAAAGGGCAGAAGGAAATTTACCGGGGTATTGAGTACGAGATTAATCTTTTGCCCAAGGTGAAGATTGAAATTGTTACTGTTGATGAAAAGGTGGAGGAAATTATTAAGATAATTTCCGAGAGTGCCCGAACGGGTGCAATTGGTGATGGCAAGATTTTTATTAGTGAGGTTTTAGATGCGGTCCGAATTAGAACCGGTGAACGGGGGACAGCAGCTATAACGTCACCAAAGGAGGGAGAAAGATGA
- a CDS encoding ammonium transporter produces MKKKFLSLLFGLILLPNLSLAGEPGYNPGDVTFVLLSAALVFLMTPGLALFYGGMVRRKNVLNTVAMSFIAIVVVSLQWILIGYTLSFGNDVKGIIGDFSYLGLKNVMGLTVSNLPGYVFVVFQLMFAIITAAIISGSVVERMSFAAWILFIALWTTLVYDPLAHMVWGGGMLFKLPTLDFAGGTVVHISSGISGLVAALILGKRKEGENAPLMPHNLPLTILGAGLLWFGWFGFNAGSALAANNLAALAFINTNTSAVMAALAWALAEWLHRRKVTVLGIATGAVAGLVAVTPAAGFVTPTSSVFIGLVGGVLVYIAVGILKAKFNYDDSLDAFGCHGVGGIWGAVATGIFATKAVNPAGADGVLYGNFGQLLNQLAGVGLAIALAVVGTVIILKLIGIFLPLRVKDEAESIGLDITVHGEDAYKDLIFTGKSVPFS; encoded by the coding sequence ATGAAGAAGAAATTTTTATCCTTGCTTTTTGGCCTAATCCTTTTACCTAATTTATCTTTAGCCGGAGAGCCAGGGTATAACCCGGGAGATGTTACCTTTGTACTGCTTTCAGCGGCGTTGGTCTTTTTAATGACTCCGGGGCTTGCCCTGTTTTATGGTGGAATGGTACGCCGGAAAAATGTTTTAAATACGGTGGCGATGAGTTTTATTGCGATAGTGGTAGTTTCACTGCAATGGATTTTAATAGGCTATACCCTTTCTTTTGGGAATGATGTAAAAGGAATTATCGGAGATTTTTCTTACCTTGGATTAAAAAACGTAATGGGTCTTACTGTTTCTAACCTTCCCGGATACGTGTTTGTTGTTTTCCAATTAATGTTTGCCATCATAACAGCAGCTATTATTTCAGGTTCGGTGGTAGAAAGGATGAGCTTTGCTGCCTGGATCTTATTTATTGCTCTCTGGACGACATTAGTCTATGACCCCCTTGCCCATATGGTCTGGGGTGGTGGGATGCTTTTTAAGCTACCGACTTTAGATTTTGCTGGAGGAACGGTGGTGCATATAAGTTCGGGAATATCGGGCTTGGTGGCAGCACTTATATTAGGTAAAAGAAAAGAAGGGGAAAATGCTCCCTTAATGCCGCATAATTTACCGCTTACCATTTTAGGGGCGGGGCTTCTCTGGTTTGGCTGGTTTGGATTTAATGCGGGAAGTGCCCTTGCAGCCAATAATCTCGCAGCGCTGGCGTTTATTAACACCAATACTTCGGCGGTAATGGCTGCTCTGGCCTGGGCCTTAGCGGAGTGGCTCCATCGCCGGAAGGTTACGGTTTTAGGTATTGCCACCGGGGCGGTGGCTGGGCTGGTGGCGGTTACTCCGGCGGCAGGCTTTGTTACCCCAACATCTTCCGTTTTTATTGGCTTAGTCGGTGGGGTCCTGGTCTATATTGCGGTAGGCATATTAAAGGCTAAGTTTAATTATGACGATTCTTTGGATGCTTTTGGCTGTCACGGGGTAGGCGGTATCTGGGGAGCAGTTGCTACGGGCATTTTTGCCACTAAAGCGGTAAACCCGGCGGGAGCTGATGGAGTACTTTACGGAAATTTTGGTCAACTATTAAACCAGTTAGCTGGAGTAGGGTTAGCGATTGCATTAGCGGTAGTTGGAACTGTTATAATTTTAAAGTTAATCGGTATTTTCCTACCTTTGCGGGTTAAAGATGAAGCGGAAAGCATAGGCTTGGATATTACAGTTCATGGGGAAGATGCTTATAAAGATTTAATTTTTACCGGGAAGTCGGTTCCGTTTTCTTAA